In Candidatus Cloacimonadota bacterium, one DNA window encodes the following:
- a CDS encoding 2-hydroxyacyl-CoA dehydratase translates to MNRRIGFTTTLPVEVLYAAGHIPVDLNNIFLMQDSAKHIHDAELKGFPRSLCSWIKGNYSVALNSNLDEVIGIVQGDCSNSNSLLEMISEEGIPIWRFSFPFDRKYKALNREISKLEEHLGVTRKQSMQAKAWLDSIRIKLIKLDKFTYQDRKVSGRDNHLWLVNSSDFQGDPVRFEKELDEYLYLAEQKEPLSTQIRLGYVGVPPIFRNMYDTILQLGGDVVYNEVQRQFSMPHLKEDIVEQYLVYTYPYSVLGRLADIKEQIALRKIDAIIGYTQAFCHLQIDNLLIKKHIDLPFLNLEGEMPEELDSRTLLRLESFFEVHS, encoded by the coding sequence ATGAATAGAAGAATTGGTTTTACAACTACATTACCAGTTGAAGTACTGTATGCTGCTGGCCATATCCCCGTAGACCTTAACAACATCTTCTTGATGCAAGATTCTGCCAAACATATTCATGATGCCGAACTGAAAGGTTTTCCCCGCAGCTTATGCTCGTGGATAAAGGGTAATTATTCTGTAGCTCTCAATTCAAATCTTGATGAAGTTATTGGAATTGTGCAGGGAGATTGTTCGAATTCGAATTCTTTATTAGAAATGATATCTGAAGAGGGCATACCCATTTGGCGTTTTTCTTTTCCTTTTGATCGTAAGTATAAAGCATTGAATCGCGAGATATCTAAACTGGAAGAGCATTTAGGGGTAACTCGTAAACAGAGTATGCAAGCTAAGGCTTGGCTAGATTCAATACGAATCAAATTGATTAAGCTAGACAAATTCACCTATCAAGATCGAAAGGTTTCTGGAAGAGATAATCATCTCTGGTTGGTAAACTCATCAGATTTTCAGGGTGATCCCGTACGCTTTGAAAAGGAGTTGGATGAGTATCTATATTTAGCAGAGCAGAAAGAGCCCTTATCTACGCAGATTCGTTTAGGATACGTAGGTGTGCCACCCATTTTCAGAAACATGTACGATACGATTTTACAATTAGGAGGCGATGTTGTTTACAACGAGGTTCAACGTCAGTTCTCTATGCCGCATCTTAAGGAAGACATCGTAGAGCAATATCTTGTTTATACTTATCCATATAGTGTTCTGGGCAGATTAGCAGATATTAAAGAGCAGATTGCGCTCAGAAAAATTGATGCCATTATAGGCTACACTCAAGCTTTTTGCCATCTTCAAATCGATAATCTTCTCATTAAGAAACATATAGATTTACCATTTCTAAATCTTGAAGGTGAAATGCCAGAAGAACTTGATTCTCGCACTTTGTTGCGTTTGGAAAGCTTTTTTGAGGTTCATTCATGA
- the mnmA gene encoding tRNA 2-thiouridine(34) synthase MnmA, protein MRIALGMSGGIDSTMTALILKEQGHEVIGVTMTKWSSSSGITSKDKRGCFGPSEPESIEAAKRSAKALGIEHHLIHLETEFKEYVLSYYTDTYIKGKTPNPCVVCNQRVKFGELIRKTQGLGINFEHFATGHYARVQYCEDSKRWQLLRAKDLRKDQSYFLSMLSQEQLALCMFPLGEYHKEELKEFARERGYDYLIKKKESQDFLESIDNSPLFAGKSYSKGEFVDKNGKVLGYHNGLPYYTIGQRKGLGLAGFAKAQYVIAIDYEQNQIVIGEESDLFCDSLYVEGLNWVSITEPRSFLECKAKIRLAHSPQLCSVQKQKEDLYRVMFREPVASITPGQVIAFYEGDMLLGAGFIR, encoded by the coding sequence ATGAGAATAGCTCTAGGTATGAGTGGCGGAATTGATAGCACAATGACAGCCTTGATACTTAAAGAACAGGGGCATGAGGTTATTGGTGTTACCATGACAAAGTGGAGCTCATCTAGCGGGATTACATCGAAAGACAAAAGAGGTTGTTTCGGACCATCTGAGCCTGAATCGATTGAGGCAGCCAAAAGAAGTGCAAAGGCATTGGGCATAGAGCACCATCTTATTCATCTGGAAACCGAATTCAAAGAATATGTTTTAAGCTATTATACAGATACATATATAAAGGGGAAAACGCCAAATCCTTGTGTAGTGTGCAATCAAAGAGTAAAGTTTGGAGAACTCATCAGAAAGACTCAAGGTTTAGGCATAAATTTTGAGCATTTTGCCACAGGTCATTATGCTCGCGTGCAATACTGTGAAGACAGCAAACGATGGCAATTACTTCGCGCAAAGGATCTTCGTAAAGATCAATCTTATTTTCTTAGCATGCTTTCTCAAGAACAACTGGCACTGTGTATGTTTCCCTTAGGTGAATATCATAAAGAAGAATTAAAGGAGTTTGCCCGCGAAAGAGGCTACGATTATCTAATAAAAAAGAAGGAAAGCCAAGATTTTTTAGAAAGCATAGATAATAGTCCTTTATTTGCAGGGAAATCATACTCTAAAGGCGAGTTTGTAGATAAAAACGGTAAAGTGCTTGGCTACCATAACGGATTGCCCTACTATACAATTGGTCAGAGAAAAGGTCTTGGCTTAGCTGGTTTTGCTAAAGCACAATATGTTATTGCCATCGATTACGAGCAAAACCAAATAGTTATTGGAGAGGAATCCGATCTGTTTTGTGATTCATTGTATGTAGAAGGTCTTAATTGGGTATCAATAACCGAGCCAAGAAGCTTTTTGGAGTGTAAAGCCAAGATACGTTTGGCTCACAGTCCTCAGTTATGTAGTGTTCAAAAGCAGAAGGAAGATCTTTACAGGGTAATGTTTCGCGAGCCTGTTGCATCTATTACTCCTGGTCAAGTAATTGCTTTTTATGAGGGAGACATGTTATTGGGGGCTGGTTTTATTCGGTAA
- the guaA gene encoding glutamine-hydrolyzing GMP synthase, protein MHNLVLILDFGSQYTQLIARKIREAGVYCEIHAFNIDSKRICEMRADALILSGSPYSIDQANAPKPDADIWNLPIPILGICYGMQLVANHLGASIEPAAKREYGKAHLKALVQDPLFEGVLDDSQVWMSHADKIEELSPYLEALASTENSDYAAIKHKTKPIYALQFHPEVHHSLCGIQILSNFLFNITGLKPSWNARSFVNDAITKIRTLVKNDRVILGLSGGVDSSVTAALIHKAIGDRLIPIFVDTGLMRYQEAGRVKEMFRVYPDLNIEFVDAADLFITKLSGIVDPEQKRKIIGATFIDVFEQEATKYPDAKWLAQGTLYPDVIESVSFIGPSVTIKSHHNVGGLPQKMKLGLVEPLRELFKDEVRQVGAELNLPSELVQRHPFPGPGLAVRILGAVNHHNIQLLQIADEIFIEELIKWNLYNCTWQAFAVLLPIQSVGVMGDERTYEQVCALRAVNSVDGMTAEVSKLPFDFLTHVSNRICNEVKGISRVVYDISSKPPSTIEWE, encoded by the coding sequence GCAGGCGTGTACTGCGAGATTCATGCCTTCAATATCGACAGTAAGAGAATTTGCGAAATGCGAGCTGATGCCCTAATCCTATCTGGTAGTCCATATTCTATAGACCAAGCGAATGCGCCGAAACCAGATGCCGATATATGGAATCTACCCATCCCAATTTTGGGCATTTGTTATGGAATGCAATTGGTGGCAAATCATCTGGGAGCAAGCATTGAGCCAGCTGCCAAACGTGAATATGGCAAAGCTCATCTTAAAGCACTTGTCCAGGATCCATTATTTGAGGGAGTATTAGATGATTCGCAGGTATGGATGAGTCATGCCGATAAAATTGAAGAATTATCCCCATACCTAGAAGCTCTTGCTTCAACCGAAAACTCCGATTATGCTGCAATAAAACACAAAACAAAACCAATTTATGCCTTGCAGTTTCACCCTGAGGTACATCACAGCCTTTGTGGAATACAGATTCTATCGAATTTTTTGTTCAATATTACTGGGTTAAAACCAAGTTGGAATGCCAGATCATTTGTAAATGATGCTATCACAAAAATTCGTACCTTAGTAAAGAATGATAGAGTTATACTTGGTTTGAGCGGAGGAGTAGATTCATCGGTAACAGCCGCTTTGATACACAAAGCAATTGGTGATAGGTTAATACCAATCTTTGTAGATACCGGACTTATGAGATATCAAGAAGCAGGCCGAGTAAAAGAAATGTTCCGTGTGTATCCTGATCTGAATATTGAATTTGTAGATGCGGCAGATTTGTTTATTACTAAGCTATCTGGCATTGTTGATCCAGAGCAAAAACGCAAAATAATTGGAGCTACCTTTATCGATGTTTTCGAGCAAGAAGCGACAAAATATCCAGATGCAAAATGGCTGGCACAAGGAACTCTATATCCGGATGTAATTGAAAGCGTATCGTTTATAGGGCCATCAGTTACCATTAAAAGTCATCACAATGTTGGGGGACTTCCTCAAAAAATGAAGCTAGGATTAGTAGAACCCTTACGTGAGCTTTTTAAGGATGAAGTGAGACAAGTTGGTGCAGAATTGAATCTACCATCAGAACTGGTTCAGCGCCATCCGTTCCCAGGACCCGGCTTGGCGGTGCGCATTTTAGGAGCTGTAAATCACCACAATATCCAATTATTACAGATTGCAGATGAAATCTTCATTGAAGAACTGATTAAGTGGAATCTGTATAACTGTACTTGGCAGGCATTCGCCGTATTACTACCCATTCAAAGTGTAGGTGTGATGGGAGATGAACGTACTTATGAACAGGTATGCGCCCTAAGGGCTGTTAATAGTGTGGATGGCATGACTGCTGAGGTTTCTAAGCTTCCGTTTGACTTTCTTACTCATGTGTCTAACCGGATATGTAACGAAGTGAAAGGTATATCTCGAGTTGTTTATGATATCAGCTCCAAACCGCCATCAACCATCGAATGGGAATAA